In one Ochotona princeps isolate mOchPri1 chromosome 16, mOchPri1.hap1, whole genome shotgun sequence genomic region, the following are encoded:
- the HERPUD1 gene encoding homocysteine-responsive endoplasmic reticulum-resident ubiquitin-like domain member 1 protein isoform X2, with amino-acid sequence MEPEPEPEPVTLLVKSPNQRHRDLELSGDRGWSVGQLKAHLSRVYPERPCPEDQRLIYSGKLLLDHQCLRDLLPKEKRHVLHLVCNVKSPAKMPEASAKVADSTEQPSGPTQGQYPGDSAGDGLRQREGLRNLSPSTWESISRPEAMQQAFQGLAPGFSGYTTYGWLQLSWFQQIYARQYYMQYLAASAASGAFVPSPSTQEIPVVSAPAPAPIHNQFPAENQPANQNAAPQVVVNPGANQNLRMNAQGGPIVEEDDEINRDWLDWTYSAATFSVFLSILYFYSSLSRFLMVMGATVVMYLHHVGWFPFRQRPVQNFPNDGLPQDVNQDPNNNLQERADLDSEDANHLAPGRDMLRDEQTSPSFMSTAWLVFKTFFASLLPEGPPAIAN; translated from the exons AtggagcccgagcccgagccggAGCCTGTCACGCTGCTGGTGAAGAGCCCTAACCAGCGTCACCGCGACTTGGAGCTGAGCGGAGACCGCGGCTGGAGCGTCGGCCAGCTCAAGGCCCACCTGAGCCGGGTCTACCCCGAGCGCCCG TGTCCCGAGGACCAGAGGCTCATCTATTCCGGGAAGCTCTTGCTGGATCACCAGTGTCTCAGGGACCTACTCCCAAAG GAAAAGCGGCATGTTCTGCACCTGGTGTGCAACGTGAAGAGCCCTGCAAAGATGCCGGAAGCCAGCGCAAAG GTTGCTGACTCCACAGAGCAGCCCAGTGGTCCGACACAGGGCCAGTATCCTGGAGATtctgcaggtgatggtttaaggcAAAGAGAAGGTCTTCGGAACCTTTCtccctccacatgggagagcatCTCCAG GCCTGAAGCGATGCAGCAGGCCTTCCAaggcctggcacctggcttctctGGCTACACGACCTATGGGTGGCTGCAGCTGTCCTGGTTCCAGCAGATCTACGCCCGGCAGTACTACATGCAATA tttagctGCCAGTGCTGCGTCAGGAGCCTTTGTCCCATCACCAAGCACACAAGAGATACCTGTGGTTTCTGCACCTGCTCCAGCCCCTATTCACAACCAGTTTCCAGCTGAAAACCagccagccaatcagaatgcagCTCCTCAAGTGGTAGTTAATCCTGGAGCCAATCAGAATTTGCGAATGAATGCACAAGGTGGCCCTATTGTGGAAGAAGACGATGAAATAAACCGAGACTGGTTGGATTGGACCTATTCAGCAGCgacattttctgtctttctcagtaTCCTCTACTTCTACTCCTCGCTGAGCAGATTCCTCATGGTCATGGGGGCCACCGTTGTCATGTACCT GCATCACGTTGGGTGGTTTCCGTTTAGACAAAGACCGGTCCAGAACTTCCCGAATGATGGTCTTCCTCAAGATGTGAATCAGGACCCCAACAACAACTTACAG GAAAGGGCTGATCTGGACAGTGAAGACGCCAACCACCTCGCCCCAGGCAGGGACATGCTCCGAGACGAGCAGACCAGCCCTTCCTTCATGAGCACAGCCTGGCTCGTCTTCAAGACTTTCTTTGCCTCGCTTCTTCCCGAGGGCCCCCCGGCCATAGCCAACTGA
- the HERPUD1 gene encoding homocysteine-responsive endoplasmic reticulum-resident ubiquitin-like domain member 1 protein isoform X1, which produces MEPEPEPEPVTLLVKSPNQRHRDLELSGDRGWSVGQLKAHLSRVYPERPCPEDQRLIYSGKLLLDHQCLRDLLPKQEKRHVLHLVCNVKSPAKMPEASAKVADSTEQPSGPTQGQYPGDSAGDGLRQREGLRNLSPSTWESISRPEAMQQAFQGLAPGFSGYTTYGWLQLSWFQQIYARQYYMQYLAASAASGAFVPSPSTQEIPVVSAPAPAPIHNQFPAENQPANQNAAPQVVVNPGANQNLRMNAQGGPIVEEDDEINRDWLDWTYSAATFSVFLSILYFYSSLSRFLMVMGATVVMYLHHVGWFPFRQRPVQNFPNDGLPQDVNQDPNNNLQERADLDSEDANHLAPGRDMLRDEQTSPSFMSTAWLVFKTFFASLLPEGPPAIAN; this is translated from the exons AtggagcccgagcccgagccggAGCCTGTCACGCTGCTGGTGAAGAGCCCTAACCAGCGTCACCGCGACTTGGAGCTGAGCGGAGACCGCGGCTGGAGCGTCGGCCAGCTCAAGGCCCACCTGAGCCGGGTCTACCCCGAGCGCCCG TGTCCCGAGGACCAGAGGCTCATCTATTCCGGGAAGCTCTTGCTGGATCACCAGTGTCTCAGGGACCTACTCCCAAAG CAGGAAAAGCGGCATGTTCTGCACCTGGTGTGCAACGTGAAGAGCCCTGCAAAGATGCCGGAAGCCAGCGCAAAG GTTGCTGACTCCACAGAGCAGCCCAGTGGTCCGACACAGGGCCAGTATCCTGGAGATtctgcaggtgatggtttaaggcAAAGAGAAGGTCTTCGGAACCTTTCtccctccacatgggagagcatCTCCAG GCCTGAAGCGATGCAGCAGGCCTTCCAaggcctggcacctggcttctctGGCTACACGACCTATGGGTGGCTGCAGCTGTCCTGGTTCCAGCAGATCTACGCCCGGCAGTACTACATGCAATA tttagctGCCAGTGCTGCGTCAGGAGCCTTTGTCCCATCACCAAGCACACAAGAGATACCTGTGGTTTCTGCACCTGCTCCAGCCCCTATTCACAACCAGTTTCCAGCTGAAAACCagccagccaatcagaatgcagCTCCTCAAGTGGTAGTTAATCCTGGAGCCAATCAGAATTTGCGAATGAATGCACAAGGTGGCCCTATTGTGGAAGAAGACGATGAAATAAACCGAGACTGGTTGGATTGGACCTATTCAGCAGCgacattttctgtctttctcagtaTCCTCTACTTCTACTCCTCGCTGAGCAGATTCCTCATGGTCATGGGGGCCACCGTTGTCATGTACCT GCATCACGTTGGGTGGTTTCCGTTTAGACAAAGACCGGTCCAGAACTTCCCGAATGATGGTCTTCCTCAAGATGTGAATCAGGACCCCAACAACAACTTACAG GAAAGGGCTGATCTGGACAGTGAAGACGCCAACCACCTCGCCCCAGGCAGGGACATGCTCCGAGACGAGCAGACCAGCCCTTCCTTCATGAGCACAGCCTGGCTCGTCTTCAAGACTTTCTTTGCCTCGCTTCTTCCCGAGGGCCCCCCGGCCATAGCCAACTGA